The stretch of DNA GCTTGCTTTCGATCCTCAGTCAATTGGAGGCAAACTTCCGGATGCAGGTTTCTACTGGAACGAATAGAGGCGGAAAGGCAAAGGCCCTGAGCATCGGGTTTCTTTCGGTGCTCGGGGCTTTGGCCGTCTGGAAGATCGCGGCAGTGTGGGTAGGCAACGAGCTCTTCCTGCCCGGCCCCGAGTCCACGCTGAGAGTGTTCACTCAGCTGGCTGCGGCTCGTCCGTTCTGGACGCACCTTGCCGCTACCATGATAAGAGGCCTTGCCGGGTTCGGGATCTCCTATGCGGTGGGCGTAGCAGCGGGGCTCGCCACCGGCCTGAACAGCTGGTTCGACACGGCGTTCCGGCCCTTCCTTGTGACCATAAGGAGCACACCTTTCATGGCTGTCACGGTGCTTGCCCTCATATGGTTCAGGTCAGATACGGTCCCGGTGTTCGTCACATTCCTCATGGTGTTCCCACTGGTGACCCAAAACGTGCGCGACGGGATCCGAGACATAGACGTCCGGCTTGTCCAGATGGCAAGGGTGTACAGGGTCAGGCAGGGTAGGATCTTGAGAGAGCTCTACCTTCCTGCGATCCTACCGTATCTTGCGGCCGGCGCCACGGCAGGTCTGGGCCTGACCTGGAAGGCTACGATTTCGGCTGAGGTGATATCTAACCCACGGTGGGGGATCGGAACTCAGATGGACAGGGCGAGAGTGTTCCTCAATACGTCGGAGGTTTTCGCCTGGACAGCCGTGGTGATCGCGCTCGGACTTGCATTCGACAGACTCATTGACGGCGCGGTTCAGAAGCGCGTATTCCGCTGGAAGTAGGGAAGGCATGGCGTCCTTGTGGAAGGGGATAGAATGGACGCGGAATTCAGTCTCAGGAACGTAAGCAAGTCATACGGCGACCTGAGTGTCCTTGCGGGACTGTCCTTGGATGTCCCCAAAGACCGGATAGTTGCCTTGCTGGGCCCATCGGGCTGTGGCAAGACCACTCTGCTCTCGGTGATCGCGGGGGTAGTTCCGACAGATTCAGGGCAGGTTCTGGGGCTTGCTGGCAAGGAGATGAGCTATCTGTTCCAGGAACCAAGGCTACTTGACTGGATGACTGTGGCGCAAAACGTCGCGTTCGTGCTCAAAGACAAGCTTGACCGGGAAGCCATAGGGCCCGAAGTAGAGATGTGGCTGGACCGCGTGGGTCTCAAGGGGTACGAAAAGATCTATCCGCGCCGCCTGAGCGGAGGCCAGCGGCAAAGGGTTGCCATGGCGCGGGCACTCGCCTATCCGTCAAGGATCCTGTTGATGGATGAGCCCTTCAAATCCTTGGACCTGGGACTCAAGCTTGACCTGATCCGTGACTTCCTTGCGCTCTGGACCGACGCACCTCGCACCGTGCTGTATGTGACGCACGATGTCCGTGAGGCGGTCCTGCTTGCGGACATCGTGCACGTTCTCTCAGACAAACCTACCGTTGTCCGGAGTACCCACGAGATCAACATACCTAGGCTAGAGAGGCCTATGGACAACATCGATGTCCTAAAGCTGGAACACGAGTTGACCCTGACGCTCCTAGCGGGGCGGTCATCCCCAGTGGGGCAACCTCCCCCTCAGCCCTGAACGCAAAGAAGATCCCAAAGAACGCCCCGATGAGCCTCAACATTTTCCCGTTCCCTGCATGTACTTGTTACTGACTGACCGTTCAGTCAGTAACGGGTGCCCCGCGGGCGCCGGTGGACGGGATACCATGGGCTTCAACTCCAGAATGGTCCAGCGGCATCCAGGCGCGGTCATTGCGATCATCGCAGCTCTGACCGTTGTTTTCTCCTTCGGTGCCACGAGGATCTCGGTCAAGTCGGGTGTGCGTGATTTCTTCTCGGAGACAGACCCTCTGGGCAGGACATTTGACGAGGTCAGTGAAGCGTTTGGGGGCTCGGACTACATAATGGTCGCCGTCCCGGGGAACGAGGTGTTCACCGTGGACGGCGTTGCGCTCTTCGACCGGGTCGCTCGGGAACTCGAGCAGGTTGAGAGGGTGGCGGAGGTCCGTTCCGTGACGGACATGGTTGAGGTGGCTGGCACGGACTTGGGTATCGAGGTCAAGCCGATTCTCGAGGGACTGCCCCGGGAGCAGGAGGAAGTCGAGGCCTTCCGCCGGAAGGTCCTGGCGAATCCGCAGTCCTCCGGAACCCTGGTATCGAGGGATGGGACCTACCTGTTGACCGTGGTTCAGCTCGCGCAAGGTGCCGACGACGGCAAGGTGGCAGAGGATGTGGAGGCATGTGTGGCCTCTGTCGCACCGGGCTTGACCGCGCACTTCGCTGGCACGCCCACCTTGATCCGCGCGGCCAATGACTACCTCAAGCTGGATCTTGCGAGGCTCTTTCCGCTCGTCTCCGCGATCGTCGTGGCGATACTCTACTAGAGTTTCCATGCGTGGGAAGCGGTTCTGCTCCCACTCGCATCCGTTCTGATCAGCACCATCTGGTCTCTGGGGTTGATGGGATTCCTGGGCGTGCCGATGACCCAGGTCACCGTGGTACTTCCTGTGCTGATGCTCAGTGTGGGCAGCGCCTACGGAATCCACATCATGCACCGGTATTACGAAGAGAGGGCATCAGGCCTGCCCGTCCGGGATGCGGTCGGGCGAACGATCGAGTTCGTGGGGATCCCGATTCTCCTCGCTGGCGTGACCACGGCGGCTGGCTTTGGGGCCAATGGCTTCAGCAGCATTCCCAGGATTCGCGAGTTCGGCCTGCTCGCTGCGTTCGGTGTTGGGTGCGCACTGGCGATCTCACTGTTATTCATCCCTTCAGGGCTGGTTCTGAGTAGGCGGGCTGCGCGCAGCCTTGCGTCCGGACGGGATTCTGAGCCGATGCCGGCATCCTTCGGGAGAGTGGGCAGGTTCGTGGCACGGAGGCGGTGGCTTGCAGCCGGTCTGACTTTCGCGGTTGTGGCGGTCTCTGTTGCGGGTCTTCCACGTTTGAGGATAGACACCAATTTCCTGAGTTTCTTTCCTGAGGCCAGTGCACCCAGGCAGGCGTTCGAGGTGGTCCGGTCCAAGTTCGGGGGCGTGGACACCATCCAGATAGTGCTTGAGGGGGACGTGCTGGAACCCAGAACACTTCGTGCCATGGACCGGGCCCAGCAGGAGTTCGAGCGAACGCCCGGGTTCGGCAGAGCCATATCCGTCGTAGATATCGTGAAGCAGACGTCCGTCGCGGTTAACGGCAATGACCCTGCTTTCGAGCGCATACCCGACACCAAGGAGGCCGTTGCCCAGTACCTTCTGCTCGTGTCGATGTCCGGGGATGTGGCATTGGAGCAGATGTTGACCATGGACAATCGACGCGCGCGGATCCAAGTGATGGTCGATGCGGCAGACTCCACTC from Bacillota bacterium encodes:
- a CDS encoding ABC transporter permease, whose protein sequence is MQVSTGTNRGGKAKALSIGFLSVLGALAVWKIAAVWVGNELFLPGPESTLRVFTQLAAARPFWTHLAATMIRGLAGFGISYAVGVAAGLATGLNSWFDTAFRPFLVTIRSTPFMAVTVLALIWFRSDTVPVFVTFLMVFPLVTQNVRDGIRDIDVRLVQMARVYRVRQGRILRELYLPAILPYLAAGATAGLGLTWKATISAEVISNPRWGIGTQMDRARVFLNTSEVFAWTAVVIALGLAFDRLIDGAVQKRVFRWK
- a CDS encoding ATP-binding cassette domain-containing protein encodes the protein MDAEFSLRNVSKSYGDLSVLAGLSLDVPKDRIVALLGPSGCGKTTLLSVIAGVVPTDSGQVLGLAGKEMSYLFQEPRLLDWMTVAQNVAFVLKDKLDREAIGPEVEMWLDRVGLKGYEKIYPRRLSGGQRQRVAMARALAYPSRILLMDEPFKSLDLGLKLDLIRDFLALWTDAPRTVLYVTHDVREAVLLADIVHVLSDKPTVVRSTHEINIPRLERPMDNIDVLKLEHELTLTLLAGRSSPVGQPPPQP